In one Terriglobales bacterium genomic region, the following are encoded:
- a CDS encoding glutamate-5-semialdehyde dehydrogenase has protein sequence MATSVSNALSTQEKLIRAREAAPILAQLSTAEKNSLLEKMAKALESEHESIRGANQADLESSGLEGAMRDRLLLTPKRIVEMSQALRDVAGLADPVGETIKEWTRPNGLRIRKVRVPLGVVGIIYESRPNVTVETVALTVKTGNAIVLRGGKEAAHSNRRLVEVLNSVPGVPEGAIELLDSSTRVSVQELIKARGFVDVLIPRGGQPLIDFVIENATVPVIETGAGNCHIFVDESADLEMADRIVINAKTQRPSVCNAAEKLLVHRGIAAEYVPRIVKKLLESGVEVRGDEQTRKLAGESNVHLAEAKDWTEEYLRLCIAIKVVKDLSEAIAHINRYSTKHSEAIVTKNQTNAQQFMRQVDSAAVLWNASTRFVDGGEFGFGAEMGISNQKLHCRGPFALEELTSSKYEVTGSGQVRG, from the coding sequence ATGGCGACTTCCGTAAGTAACGCGCTCTCCACCCAGGAAAAGCTGATTCGCGCCCGGGAGGCTGCTCCTATTTTGGCCCAGCTTTCTACTGCGGAAAAGAATTCTCTGCTCGAGAAGATGGCTAAAGCGCTTGAGTCTGAGCACGAGAGCATACGAGGGGCGAACCAGGCCGACCTGGAGAGCAGCGGTCTCGAAGGCGCTATGCGCGACCGTCTTCTGCTGACGCCCAAGCGAATTGTGGAGATGAGCCAGGCGCTGCGTGATGTCGCGGGCCTTGCCGATCCTGTCGGCGAAACCATCAAAGAGTGGACCCGCCCTAACGGACTGCGCATCCGTAAAGTTCGCGTTCCCCTGGGTGTGGTCGGCATTATTTATGAATCGCGGCCTAACGTTACGGTAGAAACCGTAGCGCTCACGGTTAAGACGGGGAATGCGATTGTGTTGCGCGGTGGAAAAGAAGCGGCGCACAGCAATCGCAGGCTGGTGGAAGTTCTGAACAGCGTGCCTGGCGTTCCTGAAGGTGCCATCGAGTTGCTGGATTCCAGCACGCGCGTCTCGGTGCAGGAGCTGATTAAAGCCCGTGGTTTCGTGGATGTCCTGATTCCTCGTGGCGGCCAGCCACTGATTGACTTTGTCATCGAGAACGCCACAGTGCCGGTGATCGAGACCGGGGCAGGGAACTGCCACATCTTTGTGGATGAATCCGCCGACCTCGAAATGGCCGATCGCATCGTCATCAATGCCAAGACGCAGCGCCCCTCGGTGTGTAACGCTGCCGAGAAGCTCCTGGTGCATCGAGGCATCGCCGCCGAATATGTACCGCGCATTGTGAAGAAGCTGCTGGAGAGTGGAGTGGAAGTGCGCGGCGACGAGCAGACCCGTAAGCTGGCCGGGGAAAGCAATGTGCATCTCGCGGAAGCGAAAGACTGGACGGAAGAATATCTGCGCTTGTGCATCGCGATTAAAGTCGTGAAAGACCTGAGTGAAGCTATCGCTCACATCAATCGCTATTCCACCAAACACTCAGAAGCCATCGTGACAAAGAATCAGACCAACGCACAACAGTTTATGCGCCAGGTTGATTCTGCTGCCGTGCTCTGGAATGCTTCGACTCGCTTCGTGGATGGCGGCGAGTTCGGCTTCGGTGCCGAAATGGGAATCAGCAACCAGAAGCTGCACTGCCGTGGGCCATTTGCTCTGGAAGAACTCACCTCAAGCAAATATGAAGTAACAGGTAGCGGCCAAGTGCGGGGATGA
- the proB gene encoding glutamate 5-kinase, translating into MRIVIKIGSSVIAPKGRIDTNQLRNLVDQFDLSRHEYLIVSSGAVASGMSRLSLGERPTGVPLMQACAAVGQSLLMHTYEQVFFGKKTVAQLLLSNDDFTSPVRYKNLQNALQRLLKLGVVPIVNENDSVSVGEIELLAAFGDNDQLSALLATAVQADWLLMLTNVDGFYVPDGSKTRRLLRTVQKLTPEMEALCNGRSDLGTGGMRSKLRAAKLASENGVHVAIVNGGDPQVLTKAIARKIGTYFPPRRKAVK; encoded by the coding sequence ATGCGTATCGTCATCAAAATTGGCAGCAGCGTTATCGCGCCCAAGGGCCGCATTGATACTAACCAGCTTCGCAACCTGGTAGATCAATTCGACCTGTCGCGCCATGAGTATCTCATCGTAAGCTCGGGGGCCGTCGCCTCTGGAATGTCACGGCTCTCTCTTGGCGAGCGGCCCACCGGGGTCCCGCTCATGCAGGCCTGCGCCGCCGTTGGACAAAGCCTGTTGATGCACACCTACGAACAGGTGTTTTTTGGGAAGAAGACTGTCGCGCAACTGCTGCTTTCCAACGATGATTTCACCTCGCCGGTACGTTACAAAAATTTGCAGAATGCTCTGCAACGATTGCTCAAGCTGGGGGTGGTGCCGATCGTGAATGAAAATGACAGCGTCTCGGTCGGCGAAATCGAACTCTTAGCCGCATTTGGCGATAATGACCAACTCAGCGCCCTGCTGGCGACTGCCGTTCAAGCCGACTGGCTGCTCATGCTGACCAACGTGGATGGCTTCTATGTCCCCGACGGAAGCAAAACTCGGCGGCTGTTGCGCACCGTGCAAAAACTTACGCCCGAAATGGAAGCTTTATGCAACGGCCGCAGCGATCTGGGAACCGGTGGCATGCGCTCCAAATTGCGTGCCGCCAAACTGGCAAGCGAAAATGGAGTTCACGTGGCCATTGTGAATGGTGGAGATCCGCAGGTTTTGACAAAGGCAATTGCGCGTAAAATTGGGACATACTTTCCGCCTCGACGGAAAGCGGTGAAGTGA
- a CDS encoding TlpA disulfide reductase family protein has translation MKNIRAAAAVLSYLVIVCLAGYNLRGQLFGKSMPATPTNSTSAATAQAAPEPASTPGAQSDLKSQPETTPQLVAQAETSPKEKTGLPTTPSPAGKTTKDTHSQQSFVPVAGNGAVDVGERLPDFLLIGLNGNTLNESALRGHKTLFIIVSPTCPHCQRDLKLLHQIENDYPSIEPVFASVAQRDQTTPLADMTGEGDHIYTGAMDLSRSLGVSGVPFVMLIDEKGVIRLIKKGELDEPTFRDILGKFSHGQPVAQLPKIMPSDAAFAVTNFFGEQA, from the coding sequence ATGAAAAACATCAGAGCAGCGGCTGCGGTGTTGAGTTATCTCGTAATTGTGTGCCTGGCCGGCTATAACCTGCGCGGTCAGTTGTTTGGCAAAAGTATGCCGGCAACCCCGACTAATTCTACCTCGGCTGCAACAGCGCAAGCTGCGCCAGAGCCTGCTTCGACACCTGGGGCACAAAGTGATTTGAAATCACAGCCCGAGACTACACCCCAGCTCGTAGCACAGGCAGAAACCTCTCCCAAGGAAAAAACGGGCTTGCCAACCACCCCTTCGCCGGCGGGAAAAACTACTAAAGATACGCATTCCCAGCAGTCATTTGTTCCCGTCGCGGGCAACGGCGCGGTGGATGTTGGCGAACGGCTCCCCGATTTCCTTCTTATCGGCCTGAATGGCAATACGTTGAACGAAAGCGCGCTGCGCGGGCACAAGACATTATTCATTATCGTCAGCCCGACGTGTCCACACTGCCAAAGAGATCTCAAGCTGCTGCACCAGATCGAGAACGATTACCCATCCATTGAACCTGTATTTGCTTCGGTAGCCCAGCGCGATCAGACGACGCCCTTGGCCGACATGACCGGCGAAGGCGACCATATTTATACGGGAGCGATGGACCTGTCGCGAAGCCTGGGCGTAAGCGGGGTACCGTTTGTCATGCTGATTGATGAAAAGGGCGTAATACGGTTGATTAAAAAAGGCGAGCTGGATGAACCCACATTCCGCGATATCCTGGGAAAATTCTCCCATGGACAGCCCGTTGCTCAGTTGCCCAAGATAATGCCAAGTGATGCCGCATTCGCCGTAACTAACTTTTTCGGAGAGCAAGCATAA
- a CDS encoding MauE/DoxX family redox-associated membrane protein, giving the protein MSSKPLSATGWIILVIRILFGGLFIYTSVWHSMHAQEFLQSIKDYQIISGPLVSWSGFLFIALEAAIGVTLVFGFFVRQMALVAAALLAAFTGVIVSAIVRKLDIACGCGLGDTHVGWFDVLRDAFLIGIALLIAWRDGKTKESQTGQVAELSAAK; this is encoded by the coding sequence ATGTCATCGAAACCACTGTCTGCAACGGGCTGGATAATCCTGGTGATTCGCATCCTCTTCGGTGGATTGTTTATCTATACGTCGGTCTGGCACTCGATGCACGCTCAGGAGTTTCTGCAGTCGATCAAGGACTACCAGATCATCTCTGGTCCACTGGTCTCCTGGAGTGGTTTTTTGTTTATTGCTCTAGAGGCCGCAATTGGGGTTACTTTGGTTTTTGGATTTTTCGTTCGGCAAATGGCGTTGGTTGCGGCAGCTTTGCTGGCAGCCTTTACCGGCGTCATCGTGAGTGCAATTGTTCGCAAATTAGATATTGCCTGCGGTTGTGGTCTTGGCGATACGCACGTGGGTTGGTTTGACGTGCTCAGAGATGCATTTCTGATCGGGATCGCCTTGCTGATAGCCTGGCGAGACGGGAAGACAAAAGAATCTCAAACCGGGCAAGTTGCGGAGCTTTCTGCCGCAAAATGA
- a CDS encoding copper-binding protein: MQMQNRMGKIFWVAIAAAAILLGGCQKSGKRYHLTGQVISKKNATNEVEVKHEAIPNFMPAMTMTYKVPDSDAVKGLQPGDTIEADVVVPTSGDAYWLDDVVITNGPQGPIKAALAPRLLMPGDTIPDVPLTNQDGKTIHINQLKGKAVLVTFIYTRCPQPTFCPRISSQFAFIHDELAKNPADYQKTHLLSISLDPSYDTAPVLKKYGLAYMDNNPSGFDHWEFAATTPADLGKLAQAFGLEYFQQDNQIVHTMSTVLLGPDGNVAKAWEGNEWKTTDALAALQEAVQKADARHYTLKGSVNAVDKKSQEITVKHAAIPGYMPAMTMPYKVKDTQLLDTLAPGDQIHAELTIEGDNSYLEKVVVDKHTKGNN; this comes from the coding sequence ATGCAGATGCAAAATCGAATGGGAAAAATATTCTGGGTTGCTATCGCTGCCGCAGCAATTTTGCTGGGCGGCTGCCAGAAATCCGGGAAGCGCTATCACCTGACCGGACAGGTCATCAGCAAGAAAAACGCCACCAACGAAGTCGAGGTCAAGCATGAGGCCATACCGAACTTCATGCCGGCCATGACCATGACCTATAAAGTTCCCGACTCCGATGCCGTCAAAGGCCTGCAGCCTGGCGACACGATAGAAGCCGACGTCGTGGTTCCCACCAGCGGCGACGCATATTGGCTGGATGACGTGGTCATCACCAACGGGCCACAGGGTCCGATCAAAGCCGCTCTGGCGCCGCGTCTGCTCATGCCGGGCGATACCATCCCCGATGTGCCCCTCACCAACCAGGATGGCAAAACCATTCACATCAACCAACTCAAGGGCAAAGCTGTCTTAGTGACTTTTATCTACACGCGTTGTCCGCAGCCGACATTCTGTCCGCGCATCAGCAGCCAGTTTGCGTTCATTCACGATGAACTGGCCAAGAACCCGGCGGATTACCAAAAGACTCATCTCCTGAGCATCAGCCTTGATCCCAGCTACGATACCGCGCCTGTCCTCAAAAAATACGGCCTCGCGTACATGGATAACAATCCCTCGGGCTTCGATCACTGGGAGTTCGCCGCAACTACGCCGGCAGATCTTGGCAAGCTTGCCCAGGCCTTTGGCTTGGAGTACTTCCAACAGGACAATCAGATCGTGCATACCATGAGCACGGTCCTGCTGGGACCGGACGGAAACGTCGCGAAAGCCTGGGAGGGCAACGAATGGAAGACCACCGACGCTCTGGCTGCATTGCAGGAGGCCGTTCAAAAAGCAGACGCCAGGCACTATACGCTGAAAGGCTCGGTCAACGCAGTTGATAAAAAAAGCCAGGAAATCACGGTCAAACACGCTGCTATTCCCGGATATATGCCCGCCATGACCATGCCTTATAAAGTGAAAGATACCCAACTGCTCGACACCCTCGCACCCGGAGATCAAATTCATGCTGAGCTCACGATTGAAGGAGACAACTCCTACCTGGAAAAGGTAGTGGTTGACAAGCACACCAAAGGAAATAATTAA
- a CDS encoding cytochrome c, with amino-acid sequence MMTGLKLTLISLLTAALLLSAGCSQSGATASDAGKGGHELYQLHCQECHEGANLNLRKQPPKLNGLFHAKNLPSGEAATDEQVRKTIVEGRGIMPAFDQKLSDKEIEDLVKYLHTI; translated from the coding sequence ATGATGACGGGCTTGAAACTTACGTTGATTTCGCTGCTGACCGCAGCTCTGTTGTTAAGCGCGGGCTGCTCCCAGAGCGGCGCTACGGCCAGCGACGCAGGCAAAGGCGGCCATGAACTTTATCAACTGCATTGCCAGGAGTGCCACGAGGGCGCCAATCTCAATTTGCGCAAGCAACCGCCAAAATTGAATGGATTATTCCATGCAAAGAACTTGCCCAGCGGCGAGGCAGCCACCGATGAACAGGTGCGCAAGACCATCGTCGAAGGCCGTGGCATTATGCCGGCATTCGACCAAAAGCTCAGCGATAAGGAAATTGAGGATCTGGTCAAGTACCTGCATACGATTTGA